The following proteins come from a genomic window of Mycobacterium sp. DL:
- a CDS encoding alpha/beta hydrolase, which yields MTERPDIRYPGPTLTTRLQWLLKAGPSDHLLAMSVASASLPVIGKHLEPLGALTAGLIWGARHAPDFLGATARSLFTPSDAELKRQERESTNAVSEAALRGVVSAKDLEIEWPEPESTPPVWKMREHRRNVHRTSVRYGPRPTQLLDVWRRDDLPAEPAPVMIFLPGGAWVHGSRFLQGYALMSHLAEQGWVCLSIDYRVAPHNPWPAHIMDVKAAIAWARANVDKFGGDRNFVTVAGTSAGGHLAALAGLTANDPELQGELPEGSDTSVDAVVGIYGRYDWEDKSTVERVRFVDFLERVVVGRKIAKHPDVFRNASPIARVHPEAPPFLVMHGTGDSVIPVAQARSFVDRLKEVSRSVVGYVELPGAGHGFDMIDGARTGSAATAIGLFLNHIHRNRSLIGAKEVI from the coding sequence ATGACGGAACGACCGGATATCCGGTATCCCGGCCCGACCCTCACCACCCGCCTGCAATGGTTGCTGAAAGCCGGTCCTTCCGACCACCTGCTGGCCATGAGCGTCGCTTCCGCGTCGCTCCCGGTGATCGGAAAGCACCTCGAACCACTGGGCGCGCTGACTGCGGGGCTCATCTGGGGGGCTCGGCATGCGCCCGATTTCCTCGGTGCCACCGCCAGATCGCTGTTCACTCCCAGCGACGCCGAACTCAAGCGCCAGGAACGCGAAAGCACCAATGCGGTCTCCGAGGCTGCCCTGCGCGGGGTCGTCTCCGCCAAGGATCTCGAGATCGAATGGCCGGAGCCCGAGAGCACCCCGCCGGTGTGGAAGATGCGCGAACATCGCCGCAACGTGCACCGGACCTCGGTGCGGTACGGACCTCGTCCGACGCAGTTGCTCGACGTCTGGCGCCGCGACGACCTGCCCGCCGAGCCCGCGCCGGTGATGATCTTCCTGCCGGGGGGCGCCTGGGTGCACGGCAGCCGCTTCCTGCAGGGCTACGCGCTGATGTCGCATCTGGCCGAGCAGGGCTGGGTGTGTCTGTCCATCGACTACCGCGTCGCGCCGCACAACCCCTGGCCGGCCCACATCATGGACGTCAAGGCCGCGATCGCCTGGGCACGGGCCAACGTCGACAAGTTCGGCGGTGACCGCAACTTCGTGACCGTGGCGGGCACCTCGGCCGGCGGGCATCTCGCAGCGCTGGCAGGGCTGACGGCCAACGATCCCGAACTCCAGGGTGAACTGCCCGAAGGGTCGGACACGTCGGTCGACGCCGTGGTCGGTATCTACGGGCGCTACGACTGGGAAGACAAGTCCACCGTCGAGCGGGTCCGGTTCGTCGACTTCCTCGAGCGGGTCGTCGTCGGCCGCAAGATCGCCAAGCATCCCGATGTGTTCCGCAATGCCTCGCCGATCGCGCGGGTGCATCCCGAGGCGCCGCCGTTCCTGGTCATGCACGGTACCGGTGACAGTGTCATCCCGGTGGCGCAGGCGCGCAGTTTCGTCGACCGTCTCAAAGAGGTCTCGCGGTCGGTGGTGGGCTACGTCGAACTGCCCGGAGCAGGGCACGGTTTCGACATGATCGACGGGGCTCGAACAGGATCTGCCGCGACGGCAATCGGCTTGTTCCTCAACCATATTCACCGAAACAGAAGTCTCATCGGGGCCAAAGAGGTTATATAG
- a CDS encoding alpha/beta hydrolase — MHSIEFHPELKRSARLLPKQIITPLTLPLMRAAGRLMWGRDPEGPDAPEVLTLPSGVGVRLYRPVGAATPGPALLWIHGGGYVIGDAAQDDVLCGRFARELGATVVSVDYRLAPEHPYPAPVEDCYSALNWLRALPSVDPDRVAIGGASAGGGLAATLALLTRDRGEIDVAAQILVYPMIDDRTVQRAGLDNPGHRLWNQSSNRFGWRAYLGDADPNVAVPARRQDLAGLPPAWIGVGTLDLFHDEDLAYAERLRAAGVPCEVMVVDGAFHGFDGIAPKASVSQSFFASQCALLRTAYAPPAA, encoded by the coding sequence GTGCACAGCATCGAGTTCCATCCCGAGCTGAAACGCAGCGCCCGACTGCTGCCGAAGCAGATCATCACGCCCCTGACGTTGCCGTTGATGCGTGCCGCCGGCCGGCTCATGTGGGGGCGTGATCCCGAGGGCCCCGATGCGCCAGAGGTTCTGACGCTGCCATCAGGCGTCGGGGTCCGGCTGTACCGTCCCGTGGGCGCGGCCACTCCGGGTCCGGCGCTGCTGTGGATCCACGGCGGCGGCTACGTGATCGGCGACGCCGCCCAGGACGACGTGCTGTGCGGCAGGTTCGCCCGGGAACTCGGCGCCACCGTGGTCTCGGTCGACTACCGACTGGCTCCCGAACATCCGTATCCGGCGCCCGTCGAGGACTGCTATTCGGCGCTGAACTGGCTGCGCGCGCTCCCGTCTGTGGACCCGGACCGGGTGGCGATCGGCGGGGCCAGCGCGGGCGGCGGGTTGGCGGCCACGCTCGCGCTGCTCACCCGCGACCGCGGCGAGATCGACGTTGCCGCACAGATTCTCGTCTATCCGATGATCGACGACCGTACCGTGCAGCGCGCCGGTCTGGACAATCCCGGCCACCGGCTGTGGAACCAGTCGAGCAACCGGTTCGGTTGGCGGGCCTATCTGGGCGATGCCGATCCCAACGTCGCCGTCCCCGCCCGCCGCCAGGATCTGGCCGGACTGCCGCCGGCGTGGATCGGTGTCGGGACACTGGACCTGTTCCACGACGAGGATCTGGCCTACGCCGAGCGACTGCGTGCCGCGGGCGTGCCGTGCGAGGTCATGGTGGTCGACGGCGCATTCCACGGGTTCGACGGGATCGCACCGAAAGCCAGTGTCTCACAATCGTTTTTTGCCAGTCAGTGTGCTCTGCTGCGAACGGCTTACGCGCCGCCGGCGGCGTAG
- a CDS encoding acyl-CoA dehydrogenase translates to MGTTASALAISDDHQDLAEAVSGQLTRLRTLATARASLEGGSSHPSEIWSAATELGWIGLAIGEDFGGSGFGLAELAVVLECQGRQLCPGPFLPSVSAAVVIDRCAPESVRTQLLPALATGETVGALGVSGSLSVSSDLVVTGESSAVLGAPDADVLVLAAGDDVVVVDVGAEGVTVTALEPLDTTRSTGSVALREVTVPADRVLRGAARNARTVFRILASAEAVGVSWAALEMAVEYAKVREQFGRTIGTFQAVKHHAANMLVDAEVATAATWDAARADDLDSAWFPAAVAASHAIRAQVFNAQNNIQLHGGIGYTWEHDAHLYLRRARMLAALMADGADPLLDVVEGQRSGRALGASFTLPPESGEYRTQAGAAAAEVRALPADQQRDFLVESGYLVPHWPKPWGRGADVLEQLAIEEEFADIRRPDMGITGWVALTIAQAGTADQRERWVEPVLRGQVMWCQLFSEPGAGSDAAAVRTSAKKVDGGWRVTGQKVWTSLAHMCQWGLATVRTDFDAQKHAGVTMMAIDMKSEGVKVNPLRGITGDAHFNEVFFDDVFVPDSDVVGDVNKGWLVARATLGNERISIGGGSGAIGGTTPDQLVELLDSSPATSDRYVRRAGEVIAEIHSLRLLNLRRATRAIAGAEPGPEGNVTKLLVAESGQHLTELAFELAGTAAVVGQTPQLTLSYLGNRAMTIAGGTSEITRNTIAERILGLPRDPLLK, encoded by the coding sequence ATGGGCACCACCGCGTCAGCGCTTGCCATCTCCGACGACCACCAGGATCTCGCCGAGGCGGTGTCCGGCCAGCTCACCCGGTTGCGAACCCTGGCCACGGCTCGAGCATCGCTCGAGGGCGGGTCGTCACATCCATCCGAGATCTGGTCGGCGGCAACAGAACTCGGATGGATCGGGCTGGCCATCGGCGAGGACTTCGGCGGCTCGGGATTCGGGCTGGCCGAGCTGGCGGTGGTGCTCGAGTGCCAGGGCCGCCAACTGTGCCCGGGCCCGTTCCTGCCCAGCGTGTCCGCAGCGGTGGTCATCGACCGCTGCGCTCCGGAATCCGTTCGCACCCAACTACTTCCCGCCCTCGCCACAGGTGAGACCGTGGGGGCGCTGGGTGTCTCGGGATCGCTGTCGGTGAGTTCTGACCTGGTCGTCACCGGGGAGAGTTCCGCGGTGCTGGGCGCACCCGATGCCGACGTCCTGGTCCTGGCAGCGGGCGATGACGTGGTGGTCGTCGACGTCGGCGCCGAGGGGGTCACCGTCACCGCGCTCGAGCCGCTGGACACCACACGCAGCACCGGGTCGGTGGCATTGCGCGAGGTCACCGTGCCCGCCGACCGCGTGCTGCGCGGCGCGGCCCGCAACGCCAGGACGGTATTTCGCATCCTGGCTTCGGCCGAGGCGGTCGGGGTCAGCTGGGCGGCACTCGAGATGGCCGTCGAGTACGCCAAGGTGCGAGAACAGTTCGGCCGCACCATCGGCACCTTCCAGGCGGTCAAGCACCACGCGGCCAACATGCTCGTCGACGCCGAGGTCGCCACTGCGGCCACCTGGGACGCGGCCCGCGCCGACGATCTCGACAGCGCCTGGTTCCCCGCCGCGGTGGCTGCCTCACATGCGATCAGGGCCCAGGTGTTCAACGCGCAGAACAACATTCAGCTACACGGGGGCATCGGCTACACCTGGGAGCACGACGCCCATCTGTATCTGCGCCGAGCCCGCATGCTCGCGGCGCTGATGGCCGACGGTGCCGACCCGCTGCTCGACGTCGTCGAGGGACAGCGCAGCGGACGAGCACTGGGTGCGTCGTTCACGCTGCCCCCGGAGTCCGGGGAGTACCGCACCCAGGCTGGTGCGGCGGCCGCCGAGGTCCGGGCGCTGCCCGCCGACCAGCAGCGGGACTTCCTCGTCGAGTCCGGTTACCTGGTCCCGCACTGGCCCAAGCCGTGGGGACGGGGCGCCGACGTCCTCGAACAACTCGCGATCGAGGAGGAGTTCGCCGACATCCGTCGTCCCGACATGGGGATCACCGGCTGGGTGGCGCTGACCATCGCCCAGGCGGGCACGGCCGATCAGCGCGAGCGCTGGGTGGAGCCGGTGCTGCGGGGCCAGGTGATGTGGTGCCAGCTGTTCTCCGAGCCCGGGGCCGGATCTGACGCCGCGGCGGTGCGCACGTCGGCGAAGAAGGTCGACGGCGGCTGGCGGGTCACCGGTCAGAAAGTCTGGACGAGCCTGGCCCACATGTGCCAGTGGGGGCTGGCCACCGTGCGCACCGACTTCGACGCCCAGAAGCACGCCGGCGTGACGATGATGGCGATCGACATGAAATCCGAAGGGGTGAAAGTCAATCCGCTGCGCGGGATCACCGGCGACGCCCACTTCAACGAAGTGTTCTTCGACGACGTGTTCGTGCCGGACTCCGATGTCGTCGGCGACGTGAACAAGGGCTGGCTGGTGGCCCGCGCGACGTTGGGCAACGAACGCATCTCCATCGGCGGCGGATCGGGCGCCATCGGTGGTACCACCCCTGACCAGCTGGTCGAGCTGCTGGACAGCTCGCCCGCAACCTCCGACAGGTATGTCCGACGCGCCGGTGAGGTGATCGCCGAGATCCATTCGTTGCGACTGCTCAACCTGCGGCGCGCCACCCGGGCGATCGCGGGTGCCGAGCCGGGGCCCGAGGGCAACGTGACCAAGCTGCTGGTCGCCGAATCCGGGCAGCACCTCACTGAGCTGGCCTTCGAGCTCGCCGGCACCGCCGCGGTCGTCGGGCAGACCCCGCAGCTGACGCTCAGCTATCTCGGCAACCGCGCGATGACGATCGCCGGCGGAACCTCCGAGATCACCCGCAACACGATCGCCGAGAGAATTCTGGGGCTACCGCGCGATCCGCTGCTGAAGTGA